The Chitinophaga parva genomic sequence CATGGGCATTTCCGGCGGCGCTATATTTCCGTGGTTGTATGGTCAGCTGGTAGATGGTCTTCAGGGCGATGCAGGTTTTACCACCGGCCATGCCAGCCGTTATGCCTACATTATCATGTTACCCTTGTATTTATTTATCCTCTACTATGCTGCAGCAGGCTACAAGGCTGGCAGGAATAAAATCACCATGGCTTAGAACGTGCCACCAGCACCACCACCGCCTCCGCTGCCACCGCCAAAGTCAAAATGATCCTGCGGTGCAGCGGGGGCTTGCATGCTTTGGGAGATGATCAATGATTCCAGTTGCAGCTTTGTAAAGCGGGAAGCGTCCTCCCCCGGTTCATCGGAGAAGCCGTGCCGGGGCGTTTTGAGGTAACGGATCAGCATATATGAAATAAAGATCAATACGGCCCCTGCTATCACCAGCGCCCATTCCAGTGGCAACGCATGGTAATAAGCGCGCACCGTAAAGATGGCCGCTGCCACCAGTCCCAGCCCGGTACGCAGCAGGATGGCGTCTTTAAAACGGATGCCAAGGAAGATATACACGACGGGCACTAATGCGGTGAATGTCCAGTAAAAGGGCATATGGGCCGGCGCATTGCCCTCGTACGGATTACCGGTCATGGCGGCTGCCACCGCATAATTGCCTGCCATATAAAAGGTAAGCAGGCTGGCGGTAAGCACCCAGGGGAATACTCCTTTGTAATAACGGCAGGCCGGCTTGTGATGCAGGTAACGCATCGCGCTGTACACAATGGCGGATAAAGCCATTCCTGTAAAAGGAAGCGTGGACTGGCCTGCTATATCCTGGTGAAGGGAAAATAAAACACTGCCCAGCAGCGAGAGAAAACTCGCTACTGCCATCAGCGGATCTGCCGTGCGCAAGGTGAATAAGCCTGCTAAAACGCAGCTTACCGCCAGGAGGGTAGCTTCTGTATCACGCTCAAACGGGGCCATGCCCGCCAGCAATAACCCTGCACTCGTCCACCGCAACGCATCATCCACACCGGAATGAAAGTGCCCCTGGCTGATATAAAATTCCATACCGCCATAAGCAACCAGTCCCGTTATGATCAACAGGGAGCGCAGTGCAGCTTCGCTGTCAAGCCCACTCATCATGCAAAGCGCTCCAATGCCCAGCACGCACATGGCAATTACAACCGTCAGCACAAACAGCCCTACGCGGATAGCAAAATGAGGAGAATACCCCCTGGTGGGATATGCATTTATGATAGCCTGTTTTTCCTCCGCTGTAATGGCCTTGCGCCGGAAGGCCGCGACGACGTCTTCCTGTATTGCCCGGTTATCCAACTGCTGCTTATGGTATGCGATCATCTTGTTTCAGTTTTTTGTGCCAGCGTACCAGTAACAGGATCAGTAGTATGGCGGTAACAATAAAGTACATGAACAATAAGGAGAGTGGCCCTACCCATTCGCCTTTGGGAACATATTGATCCCACACTTGCATAATGATCGTAGATACGGCCAGGTAGCTGTATAATGCCATAAGCGTGAGAAAGTAGAAGGAATGACTGCGCATGGACAGCCAGTATACGTAGACCGCGCCGGCTGCCAGCAGCAGGAACCATGCATAATGGCCAGGCCTTTCCAGGATCATCTCTGCGTAGGTGGCAATAAAGAAAAGGTGGATGCCAAAGTGCTCATACGTGAAAGCGAAATGCGGTTTCCATTGCTTTGTGCCGGAAACCCGGCCAAGTAGCACCAGGAGCACCGCCAGGGCAATGGCTTTGAACAGGAACACTGGGTTATCAAAGGCATTATTGCGCAGGATGTCCAGTGGTGTAAGTGCCACGCCCACCCATGCACCCAGGCCGGTGATGGCCATGCTCAGGATACCCAGGTGGTCAAACGTATACGCACAAACGAAAAGTGCCGCCATCGGGAGAAACAGCGCCAGCCCGTAATGCGTGCCGAACAAAGTATAACGGAACTGGAGGTAGCCCGCCAGTGTTACCAGCAGGGTACAAGCCAGCAATACAATGTAGTCATAAAAAGTGTCCGGCGATTGTACCTTGCTCCAGGCAAAGGCTGGCTTGCGCTTTACCGTATAATAAAAACAGGCAGCACAGCCCACTGCGATGGCCGTGATGATCGCTTCATGTCCAATAGAATCAATGTTCTTGTAAATAAGGATGCCCAAACCAGTGGTGAGCAACACTACACCCAGGTAGAGCAGTGTTCTCAGTTCCCAGTGGACAGAAAAGTGGCGGTTTGTTTCGGCAAGGGTTACTTTTTTGAGGCTTTCTTCGGAGATCAGTCCTGCTTCAAAATGCCGCCGGAATTGTTCGAGGTCCATACGAGGATTTTGGTTACAACGGGCTAAAGGTAAGGGTTCTCCCTTTAACATAATCCTAACGCCGGGGTTTTAAACGAAAGCCTTCCATGGCAGTCTTATATGCAGGAAGCTGACAATAGTGCTTATTACCAGGCACGCAGCTATCCGGGACATGAATTTCATAGGACAGTATCGATGCAAAGCCGGTGCAGGTGTAAACCTGTGCCGGCTCTGTTTTTGGGTGCGCCGCGCAGTGCGCCATAGCAGCAGGTTTTGGAAGATAGCAAGAATCGGGTTTTACACCTGCGCCGGATGTTGAACTTTTGCACCAGTAACAGCGGCCATTCTAAAACCTTTTATTATATGCATCATGTTTGCACACCGTCTATTTTGTATTTCGGCACACCGGTGGTCCTGGTGGGTACCAGTAATGAAGACGATACCTATAACCTGGCACCCATTTCCTCCGTGTTCTGGCTGGGCTGGCGGGCTATCATCGGCGTAAGCGCCAGCGCTAAAACAGCAGAGAATTTATTGCGTACCCGCCAGTGTGTACTAAACCTGCCCTCGGTAAACGAAGCTTTTGCCGTGAACCGCCTGGCCAAGACCACCGGTAGCAATCCCGTGCCGGCCGCCAAACTAAAACGTGATTATCGCTATGAGCCCCGCAAGTTTGAAACGGCAGGTCTTACACCGCAGGCAGGACAGCTGGTAGCAGCACCCCGGGTGTTGGAATGCCCGGTGCAACTGGAGGCATCGCTTGCAGCAGTGCACACTACCGGGTTGGAAGACCCGGACCTGCGTGGCAGGATCCTCATCTTTGAACTGCGCATGCTCCGGGTGCACGCCCTGCCGCAACTCATGATGGATGGGCATCCCAACCGCATTGATCCCGATAAATGGCGGCCGCTCATCATGAGCTTCCAGGAATTTTATGGGCTGGGAGAGAAGGTACATTATTCCACGCTGGCGGAAATCCCGGAAGTACTTTACCAGACGGCGGATATGATGAAGGCAGGTAGGCAGTAAGGCGCGCCATGGGCTCCGGTGTTAGCAAAATGTTAAGCAACCGCCGTCTTTCCTGAAGGAGTTTTAAAAAATGAAAAAATCTTTTGATAGTTGAGAATAGTTATTACTTTTGTGCCATCATGAAAGCAAACGTGCACATCCATCATCACCATCATATCTTACCAAACGGTAGGCTGGGATGATATTGTGCTGCACAATATATTGACATTCAAGGGCTTACCGCAACGGTAGGCCCTTTTTGTTTGGTGCTACCGGGAGCCATTTAAAAAAACACCTTAAACAAATACCAGTTATGTCTGCCAAGTTAAAAATTGCAGTACAGAAGTCGGGCCGCCTGCACGACGATTCCATGAAACTCCTGAAAGAGTGCGGCATTGACGTGAACAATGGCGTGAACCGCCTGAAAACCGAAGCCAGCAACTTTCCCCTGGAACTTTTTTTCCTGCGCGATGACGATATTCCGCAGTACGTTGAAGATGGCGTGGCCGACATTGGTATGGTAGGTGAGAACGTGGTATTTGAAAAGGAAAAACAGGTAAAGATCGTGGAGAAGCTGGGCTTCGGTAAATGCCGCCTTTCCATTGCAGTGCCCAAGAACGTGGAATACAATGGTATCAATGACCTGCACAACATGCGCATTGCTACTTCCTATCCCGTGATCGTGGCAGATTACCTGAAGAAACATAAGGTGCAGGCTGAGATCCATGAGATCAGCGGCTCCGTGGAAATAGCCCCCGGTATTGGCCTGGCAGATGCTATCTGTGACCTGGTAAGCAGCGGTTCCACGCTGTTTATGAACGGCCTGAAGGAAGTGGAAGTGATGTTGAAAAGTGAAGCGGTGCTGGTGGCCAATAAGGACCTCACTGCCGCGCAGCAGCAGCTGCTGGACAAACTGCTGTTCCGCATGCGGGCCGTTCGCAAGGCCAAGAATAATAAATACATCCTGCTGAACGCACCGAATGATAACCTTGAAAAGATCATCAGCCTGCTGCCCGGCATGAAAAGCCCTACCGTACTGCCTTTGGCAGAAGCCGGCTGGAGCTCCGTACACAGTGTGCTGAATGAAAATGAGTTCTGGGACATTATTGAAAGTCTCAAAGAAGCAGGCGCACAAGGCATACTGGTAGTGCCCATTGAAAAAATGATCATTTAAAAATCCGATCCATGCAAACCGTTCAATACCCGGATAGAAAAGATTGGGACGTGCTTTTGCAGCGCCCTGTAATGGATACCGCCGCCCTGGAAAGTAAGGTGGCGGCCATTCTCCAGGCAGTGCAGCAGGAAGGTGATGCAGCTGTGAAGCGCTATGCCAAACAGTTTGACAATGTGGAGCTGGAAAATGTACAGGTATCCACCGCAGAATTTGCCGAAGCCAACGCCAATTTAGACCCCGCCCTCAAACAGGCCATTCTCCAGGCCAAACAGAATATAGAACGTTTTCACAAAGCACAGCAGGAACAATCACAGGTGATAGAAACCATGCCCGGCGTACAATGCTGGCGCAGATCCGTGGCCATTGACAAGGTGGGCCTTTACATTCCCGGGGGCTCCGCACCACTGTTCTCCACGATCCTCATGCTGGGCATTCCCGCTGCTATAGCGGGTTGCCGCGAAGTGGTCCTGTGCACGCCCTCTAATGCCGCAGGCAAAGTGAACGACGCCATCCTCTTCACCGCGCAGGCCGTGGGCATTGAAAAGGTATTTAAAATAGGGGGTGTGCAGGCCATCGGCGCTATGGCGTATGGCACGGAAACCGTACCCAGCGTGTATAAGATATTTGGCCCCGGCAATCAATATGTA encodes the following:
- the hisG gene encoding ATP phosphoribosyltransferase, with amino-acid sequence MSAKLKIAVQKSGRLHDDSMKLLKECGIDVNNGVNRLKTEASNFPLELFFLRDDDIPQYVEDGVADIGMVGENVVFEKEKQVKIVEKLGFGKCRLSIAVPKNVEYNGINDLHNMRIATSYPVIVADYLKKHKVQAEIHEISGSVEIAPGIGLADAICDLVSSGSTLFMNGLKEVEVMLKSEAVLVANKDLTAAQQQLLDKLLFRMRAVRKAKNNKYILLNAPNDNLEKIISLLPGMKSPTVLPLAEAGWSSVHSVLNENEFWDIIESLKEAGAQGILVVPIEKMII
- a CDS encoding flavin reductase family protein yields the protein MHHVCTPSILYFGTPVVLVGTSNEDDTYNLAPISSVFWLGWRAIIGVSASAKTAENLLRTRQCVLNLPSVNEAFAVNRLAKTTGSNPVPAAKLKRDYRYEPRKFETAGLTPQAGQLVAAPRVLECPVQLEASLAAVHTTGLEDPDLRGRILIFELRMLRVHALPQLMMDGHPNRIDPDKWRPLIMSFQEFYGLGEKVHYSTLAEIPEVLYQTADMMKAGRQ
- a CDS encoding DUF2157 domain-containing protein; this encodes MDLEQFRRHFEAGLISEESLKKVTLAETNRHFSVHWELRTLLYLGVVLLTTGLGILIYKNIDSIGHEAIITAIAVGCAACFYYTVKRKPAFAWSKVQSPDTFYDYIVLLACTLLVTLAGYLQFRYTLFGTHYGLALFLPMAALFVCAYTFDHLGILSMAITGLGAWVGVALTPLDILRNNAFDNPVFLFKAIALAVLLVLLGRVSGTKQWKPHFAFTYEHFGIHLFFIATYAEMILERPGHYAWFLLLAAGAVYVYWLSMRSHSFYFLTLMALYSYLAVSTIIMQVWDQYVPKGEWVGPLSLLFMYFIVTAILLILLLVRWHKKLKQDDRIP